From Marivirga harenae, one genomic window encodes:
- a CDS encoding DUF4494 domain-containing protein: MKQWFLCKVKYQKEDENGRLKSVTEPYLVDAVSFTEAETRIYEEMGERVRGEFMITGISKSKIVDVFHYEDADVWYKCKVVYYVAEESGKEKKIVNQMIVTAKNVKEAYDRIYLSLNNMLVSFQVPEVIESPIIEVFNYTGDISPESSELQEEVSEEEAQ, encoded by the coding sequence ATGAAGCAGTGGTTTTTGTGCAAAGTGAAGTATCAAAAAGAAGATGAGAACGGAAGATTAAAATCCGTTACAGAGCCGTATTTGGTGGATGCCGTTTCATTTACGGAAGCGGAAACTCGCATTTATGAAGAGATGGGAGAACGCGTAAGAGGCGAATTCATGATAACCGGAATCAGCAAAAGCAAAATAGTAGATGTTTTTCATTACGAAGATGCAGATGTGTGGTATAAGTGTAAAGTGGTTTACTATGTAGCGGAGGAAAGTGGGAAAGAGAAGAAGATTGTCAATCAAATGATTGTAACTGCTAAAAACGTAAAGGAAGCTTACGATAGAATATATTTGAGTTTGAATAATATGTTGGTTTCTTTCCAGGTGCCCGAAGTAATTGAAAGCCCAATTATTGAAGTATTCAATTATACCGGTGACATATCTCCAGAGTCTTCTGAATTGCAAGAGGAGGTTTCAGAGGAAGAAGCCCAATAA
- a CDS encoding NAD(P)/FAD-dependent oxidoreductase: MRNIIIIGNGISGVTTARHIRKHSEDHITIISAETEHFFSRTALMYIYMGHMKYESTKPYEDFFWKKNRIELVYDFVEKIDFKSKSLQLRKSESLSYDVLVLAVGSKSNKFGWPGQDLEAVQGLYSYQDLEGMERYSPTTQNAVIVGGGLIGIEMGEMFHTRGIDVTFVVRESSFWNNVLPPEESEMINRHIRKHGFKLMLSTEIDEILDDGSGRAKGVQLKEGGELDAQFVGLTVGVSPNIDFLKNSELETGKGIKVNEYFETNQPDVYAIGDCAEFEKAPADDRRPIEQVWYTGRMHGETLAQTICGTKTAYQPGVWFNSAKFLDIEYQTYGQVSNQPDDETEEHFYWEHEKGEKSIRLVFSKSDNTLKGVNLMGVRYRHEVCDKMMRDKWPMKKVFQNLKEANFDPEFFKKYENELVGMYNERYPNEQVKVGRKKVLGIF, translated from the coding sequence ATGAGGAACATCATAATCATTGGAAATGGCATTTCAGGAGTAACTACTGCAAGACATATCCGCAAACATAGTGAAGATCATATCACTATTATTTCTGCAGAAACTGAACATTTCTTTTCCAGAACAGCTTTGATGTATATTTACATGGGGCATATGAAATATGAAAGCACTAAGCCTTATGAGGATTTTTTCTGGAAGAAAAATAGAATTGAATTAGTCTACGATTTCGTAGAGAAGATTGATTTTAAGAGCAAGTCTCTACAATTAAGAAAATCTGAAAGTTTATCATATGATGTTCTAGTATTAGCAGTAGGTTCTAAATCCAATAAGTTCGGTTGGCCAGGGCAAGATCTAGAAGCAGTACAAGGACTTTACAGTTATCAGGATTTAGAAGGTATGGAGAGGTATTCTCCAACCACACAAAATGCCGTTATTGTAGGTGGTGGATTAATCGGCATAGAAATGGGAGAGATGTTCCATACTCGCGGGATTGATGTCACTTTTGTTGTTCGTGAGAGCAGTTTTTGGAATAATGTATTACCGCCTGAAGAATCGGAAATGATAAATCGACACATTCGCAAGCATGGGTTCAAGTTAATGTTGAGTACGGAGATAGATGAAATTCTTGATGACGGAAGTGGCAGAGCAAAAGGGGTTCAATTGAAGGAAGGTGGAGAATTGGATGCACAGTTTGTTGGACTAACAGTAGGAGTTTCTCCTAATATTGATTTTCTGAAGAATTCTGAGTTAGAAACAGGAAAGGGCATTAAAGTCAATGAGTATTTCGAAACCAATCAACCAGATGTTTATGCCATAGGTGATTGCGCTGAGTTTGAAAAAGCTCCTGCAGATGACAGGAGACCGATTGAACAAGTTTGGTACACGGGAAGAATGCATGGAGAAACCTTAGCTCAGACTATTTGTGGAACTAAAACTGCTTATCAACCTGGGGTTTGGTTTAATTCGGCTAAGTTTTTGGATATTGAATATCAAACCTATGGTCAAGTATCCAATCAACCTGATGATGAAACAGAGGAGCATTTTTATTGGGAGCATGAAAAGGGAGAGAAATCTATAAGATTGGTGTTCAGCAAAAGCGATAATACGCTAAAAGGAGTAAACTTGATGGGCGTAAGATATCGACACGAGGTTTGTGATAAAATGATGAGAGATAAATGGCCAATGAAAAAGGTCTTTCAAAATTTAAAAGAAGCCAATTTTGATCCGGAATTTTTCAAAAAGTATGAAAACGAGCTGGTCGGGATGTACAATGAAAGATATCCCAATGAGCAGGTTAAGGTAGGTAGAAAAAAGGTGTTAGGAATATTTTAA
- a CDS encoding formimidoylglutamase gives MDIKHFHFFDEQDLHSYLKPREGETKIGEKIAYGNDFKNSTAKFVLLGIEESIGVKGNLGVSGTHTAWNSFLTAFLNSQHTYKLNGESIHLLGNFNFQQMADNAKFVDDFRKLVPIVDVAVYPLIQEISAAGKIPIVIGGSHANAFPIIKAVSLAKNKAINVINLDAHADFRALEGRHSGNPFSNAKAKGYMADYSILGLHENYNSQNMLDEMAKHKGIRYFFWEDIYLRKKITFEEALLDFIQLNQNKTCGIELDTDSIEGVLSSAMTPSGFSTTNARYYVYQTSHNLHPSYFHICEAATELETGLKDNSTGKLLSYLVSDFVKGFLES, from the coding sequence ATGGATATAAAGCACTTTCATTTTTTTGACGAACAAGATTTACATAGCTACCTAAAGCCAAGAGAAGGAGAAACTAAAATTGGTGAGAAAATCGCTTATGGAAATGATTTTAAAAATTCTACTGCGAAATTTGTCCTATTAGGAATTGAAGAATCGATTGGTGTAAAAGGAAATTTGGGAGTAAGTGGCACCCATACCGCTTGGAATTCTTTTTTGACAGCGTTCCTTAATAGTCAGCATACCTACAAATTGAATGGAGAAAGCATTCACCTTTTGGGAAATTTCAATTTTCAGCAAATGGCAGATAATGCTAAATTTGTTGATGATTTTAGAAAACTAGTTCCTATTGTTGATGTAGCAGTATACCCACTTATTCAAGAAATTTCCGCAGCTGGAAAAATTCCGATTGTTATAGGAGGCAGTCATGCCAATGCTTTCCCAATTATTAAAGCCGTTAGCTTAGCAAAGAATAAGGCCATAAATGTGATTAATTTAGACGCACATGCTGATTTCAGAGCTTTGGAAGGCAGACATAGCGGCAATCCATTTAGCAACGCAAAGGCTAAAGGATATATGGCAGACTATAGTATTTTAGGTCTTCATGAAAACTACAATAGCCAAAATATGCTGGATGAGATGGCTAAGCATAAAGGCATTCGCTACTTTTTTTGGGAGGATATTTATTTAAGAAAAAAAATCACTTTTGAAGAGGCATTACTTGATTTCATTCAGCTCAATCAAAATAAAACATGCGGTATTGAACTAGACACGGACAGCATTGAAGGAGTGTTAAGTTCGGCCATGACACCCTCTGGTTTTAGCACCACAAATGCAAGATATTATGTCTATCAAACTAGTCATAATTTACATCCATCCTATTTCCATATTTGTGAAGCAGCTACCGAATTAGAAACTGGATTAAAAGATAATAGCACTGGAAAACTACTATCTTATTTAGTAAGTGATTTTGTTAAAGGATTTCTAGAGAGCTAG
- a CDS encoding DUF547 domain-containing protein, which yields MKTFKFTIIAILYFGISVMASGQAITKFNSEVDTLLKNYVQNGKVDYKRLKKNFQDVEKLYNSIATLKINDLSKNETKALYINAYNIIVIRQITEYFPLKSAIDKNGFFDKVKHNVGGEMLTLDQIEKGKVIIPFQDPRVHFAFSCAAASCPELADFAYTANNLEAQLNERTTNAVNNPDFTKVQPNKNLVEVSKIFKWYERDFKMESSDALSYINKYRTNKIPENYKVEFYEYDWSLNIQ from the coding sequence ATGAAAACATTTAAATTTACAATTATTGCCATATTATACTTTGGAATAAGTGTGATGGCCTCCGGACAAGCGATTACAAAATTCAATAGCGAAGTCGATACCTTATTGAAAAATTATGTCCAAAATGGAAAAGTCGATTATAAGAGATTGAAAAAAAACTTTCAAGATGTTGAAAAATTATATAATTCCATAGCAACACTTAAAATAAACGACTTAAGTAAAAACGAGACCAAGGCGCTTTATATCAATGCTTACAATATTATAGTAATTAGACAAATTACTGAGTATTTCCCTCTAAAATCAGCCATTGATAAAAACGGATTCTTTGATAAAGTGAAACATAATGTGGGTGGAGAAATGTTGACTTTAGATCAAATTGAAAAAGGAAAAGTGATCATTCCATTTCAGGACCCAAGAGTACATTTTGCTTTTTCATGTGCTGCAGCAAGTTGTCCTGAATTAGCCGACTTTGCATATACCGCTAATAATCTAGAAGCTCAACTGAATGAGCGAACCACCAATGCGGTAAACAATCCAGATTTTACTAAAGTACAACCCAATAAAAACTTAGTAGAAGTATCTAAAATATTTAAGTGGTATGAAAGAGATTTTAAAATGGAGTCAAGCGATGCTTTATCCTACATTAATAAATATAGGACAAATAAAATCCCTGAAAATTATAAAGTTGAATTCTACGAATATGACTGGAGTTTAAACATTCAATAG
- a CDS encoding 4Fe-4S dicluster domain-containing protein, with protein sequence MKSLKLIHKLGLVVFTLGFLTYLSLFFLGQYQLDKKDLQDAVGEQSFAVVNKFAEDVYGKKYDNQFAFVGDLKSTLKAANTEIKSTFEINVSLAEKISKSADLKSFQKSSIEEAIGEPSSEVEKWQIKQLRDYTGWMEGKEYNSSEELAVQLQKVIGDVNNSIISQKGFSKDNINSKAFTVAKKSEVGPVAQNPWLWLFLTIGVPIIGAIMYLLPRLKIQHAGIKNDGIFHSALKNRGWIGILLGTFLISFYVFLYWFPEYMTSWIVMVDPVSKMLSGNPASQWFMYGFLYTLAILVMGIRMIIKYRHSPYQMVRTVSVMFFQLAFAFVIPEILVRLNQPYMDLKNMWPLDYSFFFDYRLNEMVEAGTIGLFMLGWGIALFTLGVPIFTYLYGKRWYCSWVCGCGGLAETLGDPYRQLSDKSLGAWKIERWLIHGVLVFAVVMTAAVLYTYFTGSSKLLGMNTYNIRAVYGFGIGSVFSGVIGTGFYPFMGNRVWCRFGCPLAAYLGLVQRFKSRFRITTNGGQCISCGNCSTYCEMGIDVRWYAQRGQNIIRSSCVGCGVCSSVCPRGVLNLENRDENGRFNQPSLVGNDSFGVQS encoded by the coding sequence ATGAAAAGCTTGAAATTAATACATAAACTAGGACTAGTTGTTTTCACTTTAGGTTTTTTAACCTATTTGTCCTTATTCTTTTTGGGGCAATATCAACTGGATAAAAAAGACTTGCAAGATGCAGTAGGGGAGCAATCATTTGCAGTTGTCAATAAGTTTGCAGAAGATGTCTACGGAAAGAAATATGATAATCAGTTCGCTTTCGTAGGTGATTTGAAATCAACTTTGAAGGCAGCAAATACTGAAATCAAATCAACATTTGAAATCAATGTCAGTTTGGCGGAAAAAATTTCTAAGTCAGCCGACCTCAAGTCTTTTCAAAAATCTTCAATTGAGGAGGCAATAGGAGAGCCTTCAAGTGAAGTTGAAAAATGGCAAATCAAACAATTAAGGGATTATACCGGCTGGATGGAAGGTAAGGAATATAATTCATCGGAAGAATTAGCTGTACAGTTGCAAAAAGTGATTGGGGATGTCAATAATTCAATTATATCACAGAAGGGTTTTAGTAAAGATAATATTAATAGTAAAGCATTTACGGTCGCCAAAAAATCTGAAGTAGGACCAGTTGCACAAAATCCATGGCTGTGGCTGTTTTTAACCATTGGAGTTCCAATCATTGGTGCCATTATGTATTTATTGCCGCGATTAAAGATACAGCATGCCGGAATTAAGAATGATGGAATATTTCACAGTGCCCTAAAAAACAGAGGTTGGATTGGTATTCTTTTAGGGACGTTTCTCATTAGCTTTTATGTATTTCTTTATTGGTTTCCAGAGTATATGACCTCATGGATTGTTATGGTTGATCCTGTAAGTAAGATGCTAAGTGGTAACCCCGCCAGTCAATGGTTTATGTATGGTTTCCTTTATACTCTTGCTATTTTAGTGATGGGAATTCGGATGATCATTAAGTATAGACATAGTCCTTATCAAATGGTTAGAACCGTCTCTGTCATGTTCTTTCAATTAGCTTTTGCTTTTGTTATTCCTGAGATATTGGTTCGCTTAAATCAGCCTTATATGGATTTAAAGAATATGTGGCCGCTAGATTACAGCTTCTTTTTTGATTATAGATTGAACGAAATGGTAGAAGCAGGAACCATCGGACTTTTTATGTTAGGGTGGGGAATAGCATTATTTACTTTAGGTGTGCCAATTTTCACTTATCTGTACGGGAAGAGATGGTATTGCAGTTGGGTTTGCGGATGTGGGGGATTAGCTGAAACCTTGGGCGATCCATACAGACAACTATCAGATAAATCACTAGGAGCTTGGAAAATCGAAAGGTGGTTAATTCATGGAGTATTGGTTTTTGCAGTCGTGATGACGGCTGCTGTTTTATATACATATTTCACCGGGAGCTCTAAGCTTTTGGGGATGAATACTTATAATATAAGAGCGGTCTATGGTTTCGGAATTGGATCTGTATTTTCTGGTGTAATTGGTACCGGGTTTTATCCTTTTATGGGAAATAGAGTTTGGTGCCGATTCGGATGTCCTCTTGCAGCCTATTTAGGTTTAGTACAGCGATTCAAATCTAGATTTAGAATCACTACAAATGGAGGGCAATGTATCTCATGTGGTAATTGCTCTACTTATTGTGAAATGGGTATTGATGTTAGATGGTATGCTCAAAGAGGTCAAAATATTATCCGTTCTTCTTGCGTTGGTTGTGGAGTTTGCTCTTCTGTTTGTCCAAGAGGTGTTTTAAATCTTGAAAATAGAGATGAAAACGGAAGGTTTAATCAACCTTCTTTAGTTGGGAATGATAGTTTTGGGGTGCAGAGTTAA
- a CDS encoding type II toxin-antitoxin system PemK/MazF family toxin, with the protein MKQAEIWNVNLNPVKGSEQAGFRPVVILSGNLANEFLRTIIVCPLATKVKGYKGNPVLEPDIRNGLKEKSEILVFHIRSISKDRFINKLGEVSTDHMEQMKKTLGDILKY; encoded by the coding sequence ATGAAGCAGGCTGAAATTTGGAATGTGAACCTAAATCCTGTGAAAGGAAGTGAGCAAGCAGGTTTCCGGCCTGTTGTCATTTTGAGTGGAAATTTGGCTAATGAATTTTTACGAACCATAATAGTTTGTCCACTCGCAACAAAAGTGAAAGGCTATAAAGGTAATCCTGTTTTAGAACCTGATATTAGAAATGGATTGAAGGAAAAGTCAGAGATTTTGGTTTTTCATATTCGCTCCATTTCAAAAGACCGATTTATTAATAAATTAGGGGAGGTTTCGACAGACCACATGGAACAAATGAAGAAGACTTTAGGAGATATTTTGAAGTATTAA
- the asnS gene encoding asparagine--tRNA ligase — MTVPARVKIKKLLASEATEQQANVKGWVRTKRGGKPVFFIALNDGSTINNIQIVADPAAISENIIKDITTGAAISVIGKVVASQGAGQSVEIVAEQIEVLGKADPEKYPLQPKKHSMEFMREKAHLRMRSSTFSAVFRIRHAMAFAIHQFFHEKGFYNLHTPIITANDAEGAGETFHVTNFDLDKIPMTDDGKVDYKQDFFGKETNLTVSGQLEGELSAMALGEIYTFGPTFRAENSNTTRHLAEFWMVEPEMAFYDLNDNMNLAEEMLKYVVKYALNNCKEDLDFLAARADDEDKQKPQNERQEMGLLERLQFILDNDFEKVSYTDAIEILRNSKPNKKKKFNYIIEGWGADLQSEHERFLVEKHFKKPVILFDYPKDIKAFYMRQNDDDKTVGAMDILFPGIGEIVGGSQREERLEKLTERMREMEIPEDELWWYLDTRKFGTAPHSGFGLGFERLMLFVTGMGNIRDVIPFPRTPDNAEF; from the coding sequence ATGACTGTTCCGGCAAGAGTTAAAATCAAAAAACTATTAGCTAGTGAAGCTACTGAACAACAGGCAAATGTGAAAGGATGGGTAAGGACAAAACGAGGTGGTAAACCTGTTTTTTTTATTGCGCTTAATGATGGTTCGACCATTAATAACATTCAAATTGTTGCTGATCCAGCAGCTATTTCTGAAAATATTATAAAAGATATCACAACTGGAGCTGCAATAAGCGTAATCGGAAAGGTTGTTGCTTCTCAAGGAGCAGGCCAGTCTGTGGAAATTGTTGCGGAACAGATAGAGGTTTTAGGAAAAGCAGATCCTGAAAAATATCCGTTGCAACCCAAAAAGCACTCTATGGAGTTCATGAGGGAAAAAGCACACCTCAGAATGCGAAGCAGCACATTTAGTGCTGTTTTCAGAATTCGACATGCGATGGCTTTTGCCATTCACCAATTTTTCCATGAAAAAGGATTTTATAATTTACATACTCCAATCATTACAGCCAACGATGCGGAAGGTGCTGGTGAAACTTTCCATGTCACTAACTTCGACTTAGATAAAATCCCGATGACGGATGATGGAAAAGTAGATTACAAACAAGATTTCTTCGGAAAAGAAACTAATCTTACGGTCTCTGGTCAACTGGAAGGCGAATTAAGTGCCATGGCCTTAGGAGAAATATATACTTTCGGCCCAACATTCCGTGCGGAGAACTCCAACACCACCCGTCACTTAGCTGAATTCTGGATGGTGGAGCCTGAAATGGCTTTCTATGATTTGAATGATAATATGAATCTTGCCGAGGAAATGTTAAAGTATGTGGTGAAATATGCTTTAAATAACTGCAAAGAAGATTTAGATTTTCTAGCTGCAAGAGCTGACGATGAGGATAAGCAAAAACCTCAAAATGAGCGTCAGGAAATGGGCTTATTGGAAAGATTACAATTCATCTTAGACAATGACTTTGAAAAAGTTAGTTATACGGATGCAATAGAAATATTGAGAAACAGCAAGCCAAACAAAAAGAAGAAATTTAATTACATCATTGAAGGTTGGGGAGCAGATTTACAATCGGAGCATGAGCGTTTTCTTGTAGAAAAGCATTTCAAAAAACCAGTTATTCTATTTGATTATCCTAAAGATATCAAAGCATTCTATATGCGTCAAAATGATGATGATAAAACCGTAGGTGCTATGGATATTTTATTTCCAGGCATTGGAGAAATTGTTGGCGGTTCTCAGAGAGAAGAAAGACTAGAAAAACTCACTGAAAGAATGAGAGAAATGGAGATCCCAGAGGACGAATTGTGGTGGTATTTAGATACTCGTAAGTTCGGTACAGCTCCTCACAGTGGCTTCGGTTTAGGTTTCGAACGATTGATGCTTTTTGTAACCGGAATGGGAAATATTAGGGATGTGATTCCGTTTCCACGGACACCGGATAACGCGGAGTTTTAA
- a CDS encoding four helix bundle protein, translating into MSFKFENLRIWQLSMDYAEGIYNISEKFPKSEIYNLTSQIRRAVDSIALNIAEGSILQSSLENKRFLGYSIRSLAEVVTCLYKADRRKYIDNECFKINYDQAYLLMNMMISYRSKIK; encoded by the coding sequence ATGAGCTTTAAATTTGAAAATTTAAGAATTTGGCAGCTTTCAATGGATTATGCTGAAGGGATTTATAATATCTCAGAAAAATTTCCTAAATCTGAAATTTATAACCTAACTTCTCAAATCAGGCGAGCTGTTGACTCAATTGCCTTAAATATTGCAGAAGGTTCTATCCTTCAATCATCACTTGAAAACAAAAGGTTTTTAGGATATTCGATTCGGTCCTTGGCAGAAGTAGTAACATGTTTATATAAAGCCGATAGAAGAAAGTATATAGATAATGAATGCTTCAAAATCAATTATGACCAAGCTTATCTATTAATGAATATGATGATAAGCTATAGATCAAAAATTAAATAA
- the hutI gene encoding imidazolonepropionase, with the protein MKIKVKEIQHPTPNIHHPTPIIQLLPMLITNIKSLFGNREKSELLRGKALGEMPSLHNAFIEVKDGIIHDYGKMEDLNVEPQGEIFDAKGKSILPAFCDSHTHIVFAGSREDEFVHKIKGLSYAEIAAKGGGILNSAKRLADTSEDELFEQAMVRVNEVMQLGTGALEIKSGYGLSLEAELKMLRVIRRIKETVHIPVKSTFLGAHAFPEPYKENKEAYIKLIIDEMLPAIADEKLADYIDVFRETGFFDETLSEQVLNAGAKYGLKAKIHANQLNNSGGVQLGIKTNAISVDHLETLGKEEIKLLGENDIISTLLPSAAFFLRMGYPPARELIDAGAAIALATDYNPGSSPSGNIPLLISLACIQMKITPEEAFNAATLNGAFAMEVENEVGSISKGKRANLILTKDIPSLAYMPYAFGSQNIEKVMIKGEWI; encoded by the coding sequence GTGAAAATTAAAGTGAAGGAAATTCAACATCCTACACCCAACATCCATCACCCCACACCCATCATCCAACTTTTACCCATGCTCATAACAAACATAAAATCACTTTTTGGCAACAGAGAAAAATCAGAATTACTGAGAGGTAAAGCTTTAGGAGAAATGCCTTCTCTTCATAATGCCTTTATTGAAGTAAAAGACGGAATTATTCATGATTATGGCAAAATGGAGGATTTGAATGTCGAACCTCAGGGCGAAATATTCGATGCCAAAGGAAAATCTATTTTACCTGCTTTTTGTGATTCACATACTCATATTGTTTTTGCAGGTAGCCGTGAAGACGAATTTGTTCACAAAATAAAAGGCTTAAGCTACGCTGAAATTGCAGCTAAAGGAGGTGGAATTTTGAATTCAGCTAAAAGATTGGCTGATACTTCCGAAGATGAGCTATTTGAACAAGCCATGGTTCGAGTCAATGAAGTAATGCAGCTTGGAACAGGTGCTTTAGAAATCAAAAGTGGTTATGGATTAAGTCTGGAAGCTGAGCTCAAAATGCTTCGAGTAATCAGAAGAATAAAAGAAACAGTCCATATTCCTGTTAAATCTACATTTTTAGGTGCACACGCTTTTCCAGAGCCCTATAAAGAAAATAAAGAAGCTTATATAAAGCTGATTATCGATGAAATGTTGCCCGCAATAGCAGATGAAAAATTAGCAGATTATATCGATGTATTTCGTGAAACAGGCTTTTTTGATGAGACTTTAAGTGAGCAAGTTTTAAATGCGGGTGCAAAATACGGCTTGAAAGCAAAAATTCATGCCAATCAATTGAATAATAGTGGCGGTGTTCAGTTGGGAATAAAAACAAATGCTATTAGTGTTGACCATTTAGAGACTTTAGGAAAAGAAGAAATCAAATTGCTTGGTGAAAATGATATTATTTCCACTTTGCTTCCATCAGCTGCTTTCTTTTTAAGAATGGGATATCCGCCAGCTCGTGAATTAATTGATGCAGGAGCTGCTATTGCTTTAGCTACGGACTATAATCCAGGATCTTCACCAAGTGGAAATATTCCCTTATTGATTTCTCTTGCTTGTATTCAAATGAAAATAACACCTGAGGAAGCTTTTAATGCAGCTACTTTAAATGGAGCCTTTGCGATGGAAGTTGAAAATGAAGTCGGTTCCATTTCTAAAGGAAAAAGAGCTAACTTGATACTGACAAAGGATATTCCTTCTTTAGCCTACATGCCTTATGCTTTTGGCTCTCAGAACATTGAAAAGGTCATGATAAAAGGAGAATGGATATAA
- a CDS encoding CopG family transcriptional regulator, with amino-acid sequence MNITTTLPKHLVDLLAKKANELNMPKNKLIEKALTVYLENIEKAEYAKSYQMAGDDLDVMMVAEEGMQDYWKQLKDTNEE; translated from the coding sequence ATGAATATAACAACAACGCTTCCCAAACACCTTGTTGATTTATTGGCCAAAAAGGCTAATGAACTCAATATGCCTAAGAATAAATTGATAGAAAAGGCCTTAACTGTCTATTTAGAAAATATAGAAAAGGCAGAATATGCCAAATCCTACCAAATGGCAGGAGATGACTTAGATGTTATGATGGTTGCAGAAGAAGGTATGCAAGATTACTGGAAGCAACTCAAAGATACGAACGAAGAATGA
- a CDS encoding THUMP domain-containing class I SAM-dependent RNA methyltransferase: protein MEKSKIVLPCPPFIAPILRQEIESIGYKITHEGPLDVALEGTRNDCMKLNLHLRTANKVLFLIKSFKANHPDKLYQQLYQIKWEDYLDENGYLCITSYVNNEKILNTQFANVRVKDAIVDRLKDKTGVRPDSGPLRNQMVVFLHWMEDQVSIYLDTSGETIAKHGYRKIPGKAPMMESLAAATILASNWTPKQAFINPMCGSGTLAIEAACIAANKAPGQSREKFGFHHLKGFDLDYWEKLKEEAVANEKTISCEIIAGDNSRMAIQAAKQNAEEAGVADAINFEKKDFRDSTIPEGEGVVFLNPEYGERLGDEQDLANVYAQIGDFFKRDCKGKTGYVFTGNLTLAKKIGLRTKRRIPFMNAKIECRLLEYELYAGTKKDKG from the coding sequence ATGGAAAAAAGTAAAATCGTTCTCCCTTGCCCCCCTTTTATTGCACCTATCTTAAGACAGGAAATAGAATCTATAGGATACAAAATAACTCATGAAGGTCCTTTAGATGTTGCTTTGGAAGGTACCAGGAATGATTGTATGAAATTAAATCTACATTTAAGGACTGCTAATAAAGTACTTTTCTTGATCAAATCGTTCAAAGCCAACCATCCGGACAAATTATATCAACAACTCTATCAAATAAAATGGGAAGATTATTTAGATGAGAACGGTTATTTATGTATCACTTCTTATGTAAATAATGAAAAGATATTGAATACGCAATTTGCTAATGTGAGAGTTAAAGATGCCATAGTTGATCGCTTAAAAGATAAGACTGGAGTGAGACCTGATTCTGGACCTTTAAGAAATCAAATGGTAGTATTCTTACATTGGATGGAAGATCAAGTCTCGATCTATTTGGATACTTCTGGAGAAACTATTGCCAAGCATGGTTATAGAAAAATTCCAGGAAAAGCACCGATGATGGAATCTTTGGCAGCTGCTACGATTTTGGCATCCAATTGGACACCAAAACAAGCTTTTATTAATCCTATGTGTGGGTCAGGAACTTTAGCTATTGAGGCAGCTTGCATTGCCGCCAACAAAGCACCAGGACAAAGTCGTGAGAAATTTGGTTTTCATCATTTGAAAGGCTTTGACTTAGATTACTGGGAGAAGCTTAAAGAAGAGGCCGTTGCCAATGAAAAAACAATTTCTTGTGAAATTATTGCAGGTGACAACAGCAGAATGGCTATTCAAGCCGCCAAGCAAAATGCAGAAGAGGCTGGAGTAGCTGATGCTATCAATTTCGAGAAAAAAGATTTTAGGGACAGTACTATACCAGAAGGTGAGGGAGTAGTATTTCTCAATCCTGAATATGGAGAAAGACTAGGTGATGAACAGGACTTAGCAAATGTATATGCTCAAATCGGTGACTTTTTTAAGCGAGATTGCAAAGGTAAAACGGGCTATGTTTTTACAGGCAACCTGACTTTAGCCAAGAAAATCGGATTAAGAACAAAGAGAAGAATACCGTTTATGAATGCTAAAATCGAGTGTAGACTATTAGAGTATGAACTCTATGCGGGCACCAAAAAGGATAAAGGCTAA